The following are encoded in a window of Cryobacterium sp. CG_9.6 genomic DNA:
- a CDS encoding IS1380 family transposase, protein MQLFHSSSRLSATFDDTNLVSAAGLVPAMALAVKTGLSDLADAWLTLPGYFGANSGLKVTALVAGMLAGADSIDDMALLRHGGMKKLFVGTYAPSTLGSFLRSFTFGHVRQLDAVAWRWLVNVAAHTPIVAGIDDYALVDIDDTIKEVHGYQKQGSGYGYSGVRGLNALIGIVSTPQAAPIIVGSRLRKGAAGSPRGAGKFVGDVLATVKRLRSQTATGLVLLRADSAFYGHAVVAAAHRAGAKVSITARMDPAVKRAIGTITDDQWTTINYTDAIRDEATGAWISSAEVAEVVFTAFSSRKKAERIVGRLVVRRIPELNQKATEGQPTLFDTHRFHAFFTTSDLDTVTADQTHRQHAIIEQINADLKDSALAHLPSGVFTANAAWLVLATIAFNLSRAVGSLAGSDLGKARSGTIRRKLISIPARISTSARRITLHLPANWPWKPGWTTAFAAACGPPQTAAT, encoded by the coding sequence ATGCAACTTTTCCACAGTTCCAGCCGCTTGTCAGCCACCTTCGATGACACGAATCTCGTGTCGGCCGCGGGGCTTGTCCCCGCGATGGCGTTGGCGGTGAAAACCGGCCTCAGCGACCTCGCCGATGCATGGCTGACCTTGCCGGGGTACTTCGGCGCGAACTCGGGGTTGAAAGTCACCGCGTTGGTCGCGGGGATGCTCGCTGGTGCCGATTCGATCGATGACATGGCGTTGCTGCGGCACGGCGGTATGAAGAAACTCTTCGTCGGGACGTATGCCCCGTCGACGTTGGGGTCGTTCCTGCGGTCGTTCACGTTTGGTCACGTCCGGCAGCTGGACGCCGTCGCCTGGCGGTGGCTGGTCAACGTCGCCGCACACACCCCGATCGTGGCGGGCATCGACGACTATGCCCTTGTGGACATCGACGACACGATCAAGGAAGTCCACGGATATCAGAAGCAAGGCTCCGGTTACGGCTACTCCGGAGTGCGCGGCTTGAACGCTCTGATCGGCATCGTCTCCACACCCCAGGCGGCACCGATCATCGTCGGCTCCCGGCTGCGGAAAGGCGCGGCAGGTTCCCCGCGCGGCGCGGGAAAGTTCGTCGGGGATGTCCTCGCCACCGTGAAACGCCTCCGCAGCCAGACGGCCACCGGCCTCGTGCTGCTGCGCGCGGACAGCGCGTTCTATGGGCACGCGGTCGTCGCCGCCGCGCACCGGGCTGGCGCAAAAGTGTCCATCACGGCACGCATGGACCCGGCCGTTAAGCGCGCCATCGGCACGATCACCGATGACCAATGGACGACCATCAACTACACCGATGCGATCCGGGACGAGGCCACCGGCGCGTGGATATCGTCCGCCGAGGTCGCGGAAGTCGTGTTCACCGCGTTCAGCTCGCGCAAGAAGGCCGAACGCATCGTGGGGCGCCTGGTCGTGCGCCGGATCCCGGAACTGAATCAGAAGGCGACCGAAGGGCAGCCGACCCTGTTTGACACGCATCGGTTTCATGCGTTCTTCACCACCAGCGACCTGGACACTGTCACCGCGGACCAGACCCACCGGCAGCACGCCATCATCGAGCAGATTAACGCCGACCTTAAGGACAGCGCGCTGGCGCACCTGCCATCAGGTGTGTTCACGGCCAACGCGGCCTGGCTCGTGCTGGCCACGATCGCCTTCAACCTTTCGCGCGCCGTTGGTTCGCTGGCCGGCAGCGATCTCGGCAAGGCACGCAGCGGCACCATTCGTCGCAAACTCATCAGCATCCCCGCCCGCATCTCCACCTCGGCACGCAGGATCACCCTGCACCTCCCCGCCAACTGGCCATGGAAACCCGGATGGACGACCGCGTTCGCGGCGGCCTGCGGCCCGCCGCAAACCGCCGCCACCTAA
- a CDS encoding branched-chain amino acid ABC transporter ATP-binding protein/permease → MLTEYSSLITLLALTAILAFSFYAVLIAGQLSLAQVGLASLAAFTSSLVVPAEPLFGFIPPLIIGIVFGMGVGIIAAFILGLPVIRLRGVFLAIATLAFGEMVRIFLINQSWTNGAQGMSFPKLVGIQIAWIALAVVAFWFWRLSGSRMGRAFAAIREDELAASTMGIDVPRYRMASFVIAGAVAGLYGVLLAYFSRFADPNEFSFVAAVDGLVTAVVGGVTFFVGPVLGSIFLSLLPEVQRVIGIDAGWIRPTVSGVLLLVVILFLPGGLSGLIPRRKSATRLIVDAAARPTLPPLPEMGTELVRLQGLGKSYGGVHAVRSVDLTVAAGEVLGLIGPNGAGKTTLVNMVTALTPPSSGSGTVVGISLTENTKAHRLAQAGVARTFQQIKLFNRLSALENVLVGGYRITQDTLLRRLIFLPSARRFEREAVAMASAQLIRVGLGDKAANAAGDLSYGDQRRLEIARALASHPSLLVLDEPAAGMNHVEAGRLSELIRSLAADGIAVLVIEHNVRMMLATCDRIMVLNFGEVIASGTPGDIARDPKVLEAYLGSSGSDADADGAAALASADLAEAVIETSRTHQLGHDDDTHDETVNQAEPTGTIEPEDKR, encoded by the coding sequence TCATCCCGCCGCTCATCATCGGTATCGTCTTCGGCATGGGGGTCGGCATCATTGCGGCCTTTATCCTGGGCCTGCCGGTCATTCGTTTGCGCGGGGTGTTTCTTGCCATCGCTACCCTCGCTTTCGGTGAGATGGTGCGAATCTTTCTGATCAACCAATCGTGGACAAACGGCGCGCAGGGAATGAGCTTTCCCAAGCTCGTGGGCATACAAATTGCCTGGATTGCCCTTGCTGTTGTGGCCTTCTGGTTCTGGCGCCTCTCCGGCTCCCGGATGGGACGCGCCTTCGCGGCGATCCGTGAAGACGAACTAGCCGCCTCCACCATGGGCATCGACGTGCCCCGCTACCGCATGGCCTCCTTCGTTATTGCGGGTGCCGTTGCCGGCCTCTACGGCGTGCTCCTGGCCTACTTCTCCCGGTTTGCCGACCCCAACGAATTCTCCTTCGTTGCCGCCGTCGACGGTCTGGTTACGGCGGTCGTGGGCGGCGTGACATTCTTCGTGGGCCCCGTTCTGGGATCGATATTTCTCTCCCTGCTGCCCGAGGTGCAGCGCGTGATTGGCATTGATGCTGGCTGGATTCGTCCCACGGTGTCGGGAGTGCTGCTGCTGGTCGTTATTCTCTTTCTGCCGGGAGGGCTGTCCGGGCTCATCCCGCGGAGGAAATCCGCCACGCGTCTCATTGTCGATGCAGCCGCACGCCCCACCTTGCCGCCGTTGCCCGAAATGGGTACCGAGCTCGTTCGCCTGCAGGGCCTCGGCAAGTCCTACGGTGGAGTGCACGCGGTGCGCTCGGTTGATCTCACCGTGGCAGCCGGTGAGGTTCTCGGGCTGATCGGTCCCAATGGCGCCGGCAAGACGACGCTCGTGAACATGGTGACCGCGTTGACACCGCCGAGTTCTGGGAGCGGCACCGTGGTGGGTATTTCCCTCACCGAGAACACGAAGGCACACCGTCTTGCCCAGGCCGGGGTTGCGCGAACCTTTCAACAGATCAAGCTCTTCAACCGGCTCTCCGCGCTGGAGAATGTGCTGGTCGGCGGCTATCGCATCACGCAGGACACACTGCTGCGCCGCCTCATTTTTCTCCCCTCAGCGCGTCGTTTTGAGCGGGAGGCCGTGGCCATGGCATCCGCTCAGCTGATTCGAGTGGGACTGGGAGACAAAGCGGCCAATGCCGCGGGGGACCTCTCCTATGGCGACCAGCGTCGATTGGAGATCGCTCGAGCGTTGGCCTCGCATCCGTCCCTGTTGGTGCTGGACGAGCCAGCGGCGGGCATGAACCACGTTGAGGCTGGTCGGTTGTCTGAGCTGATTCGTTCGCTCGCCGCCGATGGAATCGCTGTCCTGGTGATCGAGCACAACGTGCGCATGATGCTGGCTACCTGTGACCGAATTATGGTGCTGAATTTCGGAGAGGTGATCGCATCGGGCACGCCCGGAGATATCGCCCGCGACCCGAAGGTTCTCGAGGCCTACCTCGGTTCCAGCGGCTCCGATGCGGATGCCGATGGTGCAGCCGCGTTGGCGAGTGCGGATCTTGCCGAGGCTGTCATAGAAACTTCTCGTACCCACCAGTTGGGGCACGACGATGACACGCACGACGAGACGGTCAATCAGGCGGAGCCCACGGGAACGATTGAGCCGGAGGACAAGCGATGA
- a CDS encoding GNAT family N-acetyltransferase, translating to MLRNLALPVILQSRVGPVTLRRASPGDLDSLMMLLSDDPVSASRGDTAALADRPAYLSALTQITADRSNDLLIALDGERRILGTMQLTLIPGMARRGSTRLLIEAVRVRSDTRSSGIGSAMMRWVTDIAAPSLDAGLVQLTSDAVRTDAHRFYERLGFVKSHVGFKYQVLSDAE from the coding sequence ATGCTTCGGAATCTTGCACTCCCCGTCATCCTTCAATCGCGTGTGGGGCCGGTGACGCTGCGTCGCGCATCACCAGGCGATCTGGATTCGCTCATGATGCTCCTGTCCGATGACCCCGTGAGCGCCTCTCGGGGCGACACGGCCGCACTGGCCGATCGACCCGCGTATTTATCGGCGCTCACGCAGATTACCGCTGACCGTTCTAACGATCTACTTATCGCTCTTGACGGGGAGCGACGCATTCTGGGAACGATGCAATTGACCCTGATCCCGGGAATGGCCCGGCGCGGCAGCACACGTCTGCTCATCGAGGCCGTCCGAGTTCGCAGCGATACCCGCTCCTCGGGCATCGGGTCTGCCATGATGCGCTGGGTCACAGATATCGCTGCCCCGTCCTTGGACGCGGGCCTCGTGCAGCTCACTTCTGATGCCGTGAGAACGGATGCGCATCGGTTCTACGAACGTCTTGGTTTCGTCAAATCGCACGTCGGATTCAAGTACCAGGTGTTGTCGGACGCCGAATAG
- a CDS encoding NAD-dependent epimerase/dehydratase family protein, whose product MPGAYGQVDGDWDKVIELAYDPDIVGSALDALAGRARHWTLVSTVSVYQRNDEPGADESAALVKPQELTEYADAKVAAELASRERLGERLLVMRPGLIVGAGDASDRFGYWLARLRRGGQVLMPKSVGRFVQVIDVLDLAAFIVSAGRDRLSGTVNAVGHAHAFEEFFAWAAEITDFEGEAVHVSDELLRENDVRYWAGPRSLPLWLPASDAAFSLRSNAAFLAAGGLIRPLRDSMTQILQDEQMRGLDRDRRSGLTVSEEREILERIR is encoded by the coding sequence GTGCCGGGAGCATACGGGCAGGTGGACGGTGACTGGGATAAGGTCATTGAACTTGCATATGACCCTGACATAGTTGGATCCGCCTTGGACGCTCTGGCAGGCAGAGCGCGGCACTGGACTCTTGTGTCGACCGTCTCCGTTTATCAGCGCAACGACGAACCTGGAGCAGACGAGAGTGCTGCGCTTGTGAAACCACAAGAGCTGACCGAGTACGCGGATGCGAAGGTAGCGGCCGAACTCGCAAGCAGAGAGCGTCTTGGCGAACGCCTGCTTGTCATGCGACCGGGCCTGATTGTGGGTGCGGGCGATGCCAGTGATCGATTCGGGTATTGGCTGGCTCGACTGCGGCGCGGCGGCCAGGTGCTCATGCCCAAGAGTGTGGGGCGGTTCGTGCAGGTGATTGACGTCTTGGATCTGGCGGCGTTTATCGTCAGCGCCGGCCGTGACAGGCTTTCGGGGACGGTGAACGCTGTGGGCCATGCCCATGCGTTTGAGGAGTTCTTCGCGTGGGCCGCTGAGATCACCGATTTTGAGGGTGAAGCCGTGCATGTCAGCGACGAATTGCTGCGTGAGAACGACGTTCGTTATTGGGCCGGACCACGATCCCTTCCGCTGTGGCTGCCTGCCTCCGACGCAGCGTTCAGCCTGCGAAGCAATGCCGCCTTCCTGGCCGCCGGTGGACTCATCCGTCCGCTGCGGGATTCGATGACACAGATTCTTCAGGACGAGCAGATGCGCGGGCTGGACCGCGATCGCCGATCGGGGCTGACCGTATCCGAGGAAAGGGAGATCCTTGAGCGCATCCGCTGA
- a CDS encoding ABC transporter ATP-binding protein produces the protein MSETILSVEGLQVNYGRIEAVRNVSFDVPTGSLVTLVGANGAGKTSVLNAVSGLLRARSGVIRFKGEDITKWPAHRLVKAGLVQVPEGREILGTLTVAENLSLGGWHRSSTLQKNVASVYDRFPVLFERRKLQAGALSGGEQQMLSIARALIAEPEILLLDEPSMGLAPLIVDEVFAVIEEIRSTGTTVVLVEQNARRALAAADYGYVLETGEITHSGPAHELLADEKVIEAYLGLD, from the coding sequence ATGAGTGAAACGATCCTGAGTGTGGAAGGCCTGCAGGTGAACTACGGGCGCATTGAGGCCGTGCGCAACGTTTCTTTCGACGTGCCAACGGGCTCTCTGGTTACGCTGGTGGGGGCGAACGGCGCTGGTAAGACATCCGTTTTGAACGCTGTCTCGGGTCTGTTGCGTGCGCGTTCCGGTGTCATTCGGTTTAAGGGCGAGGACATCACGAAGTGGCCTGCCCACCGTTTGGTTAAGGCGGGGCTGGTTCAGGTGCCGGAGGGTCGGGAGATTCTTGGCACGCTCACGGTGGCCGAGAATTTGAGTCTTGGTGGCTGGCATCGCAGCAGCACGTTGCAAAAAAATGTGGCGAGTGTGTATGACCGGTTCCCAGTGCTGTTTGAGCGACGCAAGCTGCAGGCGGGCGCTCTCTCGGGCGGTGAGCAGCAGATGCTGTCCATCGCGCGCGCCCTCATTGCCGAACCTGAAATCCTGCTGCTCGACGAGCCCTCCATGGGGCTCGCACCGTTGATCGTCGATGAAGTGTTCGCGGTGATCGAAGAGATTCGGAGCACCGGCACGACGGTCGTGCTGGTCGAGCAGAATGCCCGGCGTGCCCTGGCAGCAGCGGATTACGGCTACGTGCTCGAGACCGGAGAGATCACCCATTCGGGACCGGCCCACGAACTGCTTGCCGACGAGAAGGTCATCGAGGCCTACCTCGGCCTGGACTGA
- a CDS encoding NAD(P)H-dependent oxidoreductase: protein MKLLHIIASPRGQSNTLRISSAFLETLSGAVPDLAIHEIDLFNYNLPALAGDNIQAKYTLMMGQPIDKSHEASWRQIELLIADFLSADAYLVSSPMWNFSIPYALKYYIDCIVQPGYLFQYNELGHVVPLVNGKKMLCITSRGSDYSALSPMHAYDFQEPYLRAIFGFVGITALDFVNAEPMDMSPDWHASATTSAIELAKSIAVRSDWTADVTSAV from the coding sequence GTGAAACTTCTCCACATCATCGCTAGTCCACGCGGCCAGTCCAACACTCTCCGAATTTCGAGCGCATTTCTCGAGACTCTGTCGGGTGCCGTTCCTGACCTCGCTATCCACGAAATTGATTTGTTCAACTACAACTTGCCAGCTTTGGCGGGCGATAATATTCAAGCCAAGTACACGTTGATGATGGGTCAGCCCATCGACAAAAGCCACGAGGCCTCCTGGAGGCAGATCGAGCTGCTGATCGCAGATTTCCTCTCAGCGGATGCCTATCTGGTGTCTTCGCCCATGTGGAACTTCAGTATCCCCTACGCGTTGAAGTACTACATCGACTGCATCGTGCAGCCTGGCTACTTGTTCCAGTACAACGAGCTCGGACACGTGGTGCCGCTCGTAAACGGAAAGAAAATGTTGTGCATTACCTCTCGCGGGAGTGACTATTCGGCTTTGAGTCCAATGCATGCATATGACTTTCAAGAGCCGTACCTGCGCGCCATATTCGGCTTTGTCGGCATCACTGCACTCGACTTTGTCAACGCCGAACCGATGGACATGTCGCCCGATTGGCACGCGAGCGCCACGACATCAGCGATTGAACTGGCGAAGAGTATTGCGGTTCGATCGGATTGGACCGCGGACGTGACATCAGCTGTGTAG
- a CDS encoding ornithine carbamoyltransferase → MRHLLRLDDWTQTDLQDIFRLADAYGAGDGPQVVGCAALFFPPSSLRTRVSFERGAALMGLQPISFPPETLDKPEALEDVAGYLASWVDVLVVRHPDLEVLEGLAASNALPVVNAMTADNHPCEVLADLYAISRTRDPLQLRFLFVGADGNIARAWSEAARAFGLDLVQCCPESLATPGMLWTDDLDTAVASADVILTDAPGTHADQLAPFIVTASLLKRAAPGVQFAPYPPFQRGREVSSDAIASTAFVGYGFKAALQPVQQAVLARVLGKA, encoded by the coding sequence ATGCGACACCTCCTGAGACTTGACGACTGGACGCAGACGGACCTGCAAGACATCTTCCGCCTCGCCGATGCCTACGGTGCGGGAGACGGCCCGCAGGTCGTCGGATGCGCGGCGCTGTTCTTCCCTCCATCGAGTTTGCGCACCAGAGTGTCATTCGAACGAGGTGCCGCCCTCATGGGATTGCAGCCGATCTCGTTTCCACCAGAAACGCTTGACAAGCCCGAAGCTCTCGAAGATGTTGCGGGCTACCTAGCCTCTTGGGTCGATGTGCTCGTGGTGCGGCACCCGGATCTGGAGGTTCTCGAAGGGTTAGCAGCATCGAACGCCCTTCCGGTCGTCAATGCTATGACTGCCGACAACCATCCCTGCGAGGTTCTAGCCGACCTTTACGCGATCTCGCGCACGCGCGATCCGCTCCAACTTCGTTTCCTTTTCGTCGGTGCGGATGGAAACATCGCCAGGGCTTGGTCCGAGGCCGCCCGGGCTTTCGGCTTGGATCTTGTTCAGTGCTGCCCCGAATCCCTGGCTACCCCCGGCATGCTGTGGACGGATGATCTTGACACGGCGGTTGCCTCGGCCGACGTTATCCTCACGGATGCGCCTGGCACGCACGCCGACCAACTGGCACCGTTCATCGTCACGGCTTCATTGCTCAAACGTGCCGCACCCGGCGTGCAGTTCGCCCCGTACCCACCCTTCCAACGCGGTCGCGAAGTGTCCTCCGACGCCATCGCGAGTACCGCCTTCGTCGGCTACGGATTCAAGGCAGCACTTCAACCTGTACAGCAAGCCGTCCTCGCCCGTGTTCTCGGGAAAGCATGA
- a CDS encoding LD-carboxypeptidase — MTVLTFASVPKAQPGDRVAILSPAFAAPAVSEGVHEQAMRRLNEVTGLVPVEYETTRQLGASAEARAADVTAAFADPTIRAVLATIGGDDQITVIPHIDVDVLAANPKPFLGYSDNMNLHNLLWSLGVPSFYGGSTQVHLGPGPHLDDVHLASLRAALLSGGVMTITDPGESEDFGLPWTDPRALTEFGVREPTEPWTWVGPNAVVEGRTWGGCIEVIDQIALAGRMPSVADLAGAILLLETSEELPAADDVKRWVRALGERGILASVAGVLVARPPVSGLNSAVPSADERVRLREVQRDTIIDQVTRYNPDTVICVGVPFGHTRPQWIVPHGGTVRLDGSTQTVSADYS, encoded by the coding sequence ATGACAGTCCTTACATTCGCCAGCGTTCCGAAGGCCCAGCCCGGTGATCGAGTCGCGATTTTGTCGCCCGCGTTCGCGGCACCCGCGGTGTCTGAGGGTGTTCACGAGCAGGCGATGCGACGGCTGAACGAAGTGACCGGGCTGGTACCGGTGGAGTACGAGACGACGCGGCAGCTCGGAGCCAGTGCCGAGGCGCGGGCCGCGGATGTCACGGCGGCGTTTGCCGACCCGACTATCCGGGCTGTGCTCGCAACGATTGGTGGCGACGACCAGATCACCGTCATCCCGCACATTGACGTTGATGTTCTCGCTGCAAACCCGAAGCCGTTCCTCGGCTATAGCGACAATATGAATCTGCACAATCTCCTGTGGAGTCTCGGGGTGCCCAGCTTCTACGGCGGATCAACGCAGGTGCATCTCGGGCCTGGCCCGCACCTTGATGACGTGCACCTCGCATCACTTCGTGCCGCGCTGTTGTCGGGCGGCGTCATGACGATCACCGATCCGGGGGAGTCGGAGGACTTTGGACTGCCGTGGACCGATCCGCGTGCACTGACGGAGTTTGGAGTGCGGGAACCGACCGAACCGTGGACATGGGTCGGGCCGAACGCCGTTGTCGAAGGGCGCACCTGGGGTGGTTGTATCGAAGTCATTGATCAGATCGCTCTCGCTGGCCGAATGCCCAGCGTCGCCGATCTCGCGGGGGCTATTCTTTTGCTCGAAACGAGTGAGGAGCTTCCCGCGGCGGACGACGTGAAACGCTGGGTGCGCGCTCTCGGAGAGCGGGGCATCCTCGCATCCGTTGCCGGCGTTCTTGTCGCCCGCCCGCCCGTGAGCGGACTGAACTCAGCCGTCCCGTCGGCGGACGAACGCGTGCGGCTTCGCGAAGTTCAGCGCGACACCATCATCGACCAGGTCACCAGATACAACCCGGACACCGTCATCTGTGTTGGAGTGCCATTCGGACACACCCGACCGCAATGGATCGTTCCACACGGCGGCACTGTTCGCCTGGACGGCAGTACCCAAACGGTCAGCGCCGATTACAGCTGA
- a CDS encoding MFS transporter encodes MDHDRGHRRATASLSALLAAHAISQTGNVVTAFAVPFYVLGLGGSGTEVGIAAFFATAPVVIGGALGGVVIDRVGHRKAAIVADIVSGVAVLAIPILAFTVGLPFWALLMLVFAGGLLDTPGQTARRVMLPNLTARAGIRLEQSVGLLDGSERFAKLIGASIAGLLVAFVGPIAALFVNAATFAVSAILTGAFVTAIPASADTQGIERSVVRPRASYWSDLAEGFRFVISDPLMRLIVGLVLFTNLLDAARMSTLMPLYANDRLGGAAALGLLVAVMGGCALVGNIAFGFVAHKVPRRVTLAVCFALAGGPSCAAFALGAPLPMLVAMTAISGLAAGAINPILGTVQLERVPAHMHGRVFGLINAGSWAGVPFGALLGGIAADTIGLGLAFGIIAILYPRSTGRVRVVAAR; translated from the coding sequence ATGGACCATGACCGGGGTCACCGCAGGGCTACCGCCTCTCTTTCCGCTCTCCTCGCCGCCCACGCGATCTCGCAAACGGGCAATGTAGTCACCGCATTTGCCGTTCCGTTCTATGTCCTCGGTCTCGGTGGCTCGGGCACTGAGGTGGGAATCGCAGCGTTTTTCGCTACGGCACCGGTGGTCATTGGTGGAGCCCTCGGTGGTGTCGTCATCGATAGAGTCGGCCATCGCAAGGCAGCAATAGTTGCAGACATTGTCAGCGGCGTAGCCGTTCTCGCCATTCCAATTCTGGCTTTCACCGTGGGTCTCCCGTTCTGGGCGCTACTTATGCTGGTGTTCGCCGGCGGATTGCTCGACACTCCTGGCCAAACGGCACGACGCGTCATGCTCCCCAACCTGACAGCCCGTGCGGGCATTCGACTTGAGCAGAGTGTTGGTCTCCTTGACGGTTCGGAACGCTTTGCGAAATTGATCGGCGCTTCGATTGCTGGATTGCTCGTGGCATTCGTGGGACCGATCGCGGCGCTGTTTGTTAATGCGGCCACCTTCGCTGTTTCGGCTATTTTGACCGGGGCGTTCGTGACCGCTATTCCAGCATCGGCCGACACGCAAGGAATCGAACGCAGCGTGGTGCGACCCCGCGCCTCGTACTGGTCCGACCTAGCCGAGGGCTTTCGATTCGTTATCAGTGACCCGCTGATGAGACTGATTGTTGGGCTCGTGCTCTTCACCAACCTCCTCGATGCCGCCCGCATGTCCACGCTGATGCCGCTTTACGCCAATGACCGGTTGGGCGGAGCGGCTGCATTGGGACTTCTTGTCGCGGTCATGGGGGGCTGTGCGCTCGTAGGTAACATCGCCTTTGGCTTCGTTGCGCACAAAGTTCCTCGACGCGTCACTCTGGCCGTGTGTTTTGCGCTAGCAGGCGGCCCCTCCTGTGCAGCCTTTGCCCTCGGGGCGCCACTGCCCATGCTCGTGGCAATGACGGCCATTTCTGGCCTCGCAGCCGGGGCCATCAACCCCATCCTCGGTACCGTGCAGCTCGAACGCGTTCCCGCACACATGCACGGCCGAGTTTTTGGACTCATCAATGCCGGCAGCTGGGCCGGTGTGCCGTTCGGAGCTTTGCTCGGCGGCATTGCCGCCGATACGATCGGGCTGGGACTAGCATTCGGGATCATTGCAATCCTTTACCCTCGATCCACCGGTCGAGTTAGGGTCGTAGCGGCGCGTTAA
- a CDS encoding DNA alkylation repair protein, protein MSDAGDFVDRALQYEATWERAAASSALWGHELEFYGASVGAIRGTVRDLNNRHKNMTHDEVTALSSELWNVPVFERRLAAIVLLQGSLALLNNTDLTRIEGFLRGAVLQEISDPLTFDVVAPLIDALRGSDRKRAEAALVRWAQDGNPWLRRAAHAITAKLAAA, encoded by the coding sequence ATGAGCGACGCCGGCGATTTCGTGGATCGCGCCCTGCAGTACGAAGCCACGTGGGAGCGCGCGGCCGCGTCGAGCGCCTTGTGGGGACATGAGCTGGAGTTCTACGGCGCCTCTGTGGGTGCCATTCGGGGCACGGTCCGCGACCTGAACAATCGGCACAAGAACATGACGCACGACGAGGTAACCGCGCTGAGTAGCGAACTCTGGAACGTGCCCGTCTTCGAACGCCGCCTGGCGGCCATTGTGCTGTTGCAGGGCAGTCTCGCTCTGCTGAACAACACTGACCTCACCCGAATCGAGGGGTTTCTCCGCGGTGCAGTGCTGCAAGAAATCAGTGATCCACTCACGTTCGACGTGGTGGCCCCTTTGATCGACGCGCTCCGCGGATCCGACCGCAAACGGGCGGAGGCAGCGCTGGTGCGGTGGGCTCAGGACGGCAACCCCTGGCTACGCCGAGCCGCCCACGCCATCACGGCCAAATTAGCGGCCGCCTGA
- a CDS encoding helix-turn-helix domain-containing protein yields MTSRNDSLNTLTSAASMRVLAHPTRLRLLGLLRESGPQTAAQLGEVIDEAPGTISYHLGKLASIGLIEPAVTRSTDQRERWWKAATLLTNWDPAELLDDPDKLAASSTLQKSIAQAYAARFTEYVDAAPTFPREWIAAGASGDRSLLLTVNEMTAMRTELEALVDRWLDKSDAHDAARADGAERVVLVYQAYRRP; encoded by the coding sequence ATGACATCCCGCAACGATTCGCTCAATACGCTCACCTCGGCGGCCTCGATGCGCGTCCTGGCCCATCCGACTCGTCTTCGTCTTCTGGGTCTGCTGCGCGAAAGTGGACCACAGACTGCGGCGCAGCTCGGGGAAGTCATCGACGAAGCGCCCGGCACCATCAGTTACCATCTCGGCAAACTTGCATCGATCGGTTTGATCGAGCCCGCGGTCACTCGGAGTACCGACCAACGCGAACGTTGGTGGAAGGCCGCCACTTTGCTCACAAATTGGGACCCGGCCGAGCTGCTGGACGATCCCGACAAGCTCGCAGCATCATCCACTTTGCAAAAATCGATAGCCCAGGCCTACGCTGCGCGCTTCACTGAGTATGTTGATGCGGCCCCAACCTTCCCACGCGAGTGGATCGCGGCCGGAGCGAGCGGTGACCGCAGCCTGCTTCTCACCGTCAACGAGATGACCGCCATGCGCACTGAGCTCGAGGCACTCGTTGACCGGTGGCTTGATAAGAGCGACGCGCATGACGCGGCCAGAGCAGATGGTGCCGAGCGGGTTGTTCTCGTCTATCAGGCCTATCGCCGTCCCTGA